From the Juglans microcarpa x Juglans regia isolate MS1-56 chromosome 3D, Jm3101_v1.0, whole genome shotgun sequence genome, the window GCTCATATTATGAATGTATTATGTTCCTCCATAACTAATTGAAGCAATCGTGGTTATCATAATACCAACACAAAACAAAGATGAGGTGCATGGTCTGGATGACTATATTTCTTGCATGTGTTGGTATTAAGTTAAATTCTACCAGTGCCATATATTGTGAATATCTTAGTTTGTGTGACCATTGCCACCATATGATGACATGTTAGCAGGATTACCTTATGAAGTACAAACATTTGTAGTACATCTTTCCATTGTAACTCTTTCAAGCTTTAAACAAAAATCAGATCAGGTTTAGAAGCAATATGTAGAACAGATTGTTACGTCATTAATTTATTGTACTAGTTTTGAATCAAGATAGAACATATTATGTAGTGGGCAAGCATGGAGAAGATGATTAAAATGGTTGAGTTGTTCAAATGGTAGATTAGCAGATGTATTGATGTGGAGAAGAACCAACATAAATTTGCATGCAATTGACAGGGCCAATTCCCCAGTTCATGCACAACTCTTCATCGTATCCTATGCCATatcttatatttgttttgtCACTATTTAAGCATGTGCAGTCAAATTTCTATGATATATATTCTTGATTGCATTTATGATAAGGGTGTTTGAATACCAGAGTAACATGAAATCATAAAGTGATTGtgagaataaaattaatatcaatTAGTGAATTCTCTTAGTGACATCATGCTTAAGAAGATAGACATCATGCCAAATGTCATAAAAggaatatattgataaatatgagatccaatAGTTATTGCAAGAGAGCACTTGAAGTATAATATGTCATACGTAGTGTTATTAAAGTTCGAAGATTAAATCATACTCCATGTTTGATTTTTCTAGGCTGTATGACCAGTGGTTTACAGTATAAGTCGATCTGTCAGCTGATGAATTTCAACATTCTGACACTAGGCACTAAAATGAAGTGCACAACATTAAGGAAAAAAACCTTTACGGTCACTAATTGATAGATTGGAAATATATCCTTGGTGAGGcatggaatatatattaataatgcaATATTCAGcttaattttacttaaaattttatACCTATCATTCTCTATCTTGttcttgtttgatttttttttttttttttttggggggggggggttaagTTATGCAACTATAACGTTAACTAGTAATCCTCTGATGTTATGGATGGTTTAATTGTCGAACAGTTGAAGGAAACGGCAGAAAGACCACTCGAAGAATTTATGACCAAATTTAGTGCTGGCTCTATTGCTGGAAACACCTCCAATGTTCTAAACCAACTCTCCAACATGAACCATCCACCTAACAGAATCACTTCAGAGGCTGGGTCAAATGAAAATCTGACAAACCGAACTTTACATAATGGAACCAAGCCACCTTCTGGAAAAGGAGAGTGGGTAGTGCCTGGTGACCCAGGCGTGTACATAACTTTGTCCTCCTTGCCAGGCGGTGGTACTGAACTGAAACGTGTTCGCTTCAGGTATCTATATTTCCTTCTTTACTCAATGTTAATAGAATCATATATGACctacttaacaaaaaaattaatgcatATCTTCCCTGAGATTATAGGACTCCAAAGTGGCATATTTCAATTCAACGAGATATATCAGCCTTGCCATTGGTCCGCACCGGTTCcaactcaaatcatttaataattggGGATTCAATCGACGAACTTTAACTATTGcaaccattttttttgttgcagCTGAAAGTTATCAGCCAACAGAAAACAATTTTccaatcaacaaaataataaatgggtGAAAAGTGACTTACACATTAGAAGCAtaaaccatttttcaaatttacatgCACTATTCGGGTGGGGAAGAAAAGGGAAGGAGCAGATTTCAtaaagcttctctctctctctctcttcccctgcCCCCAACAAGTTTCTGGCCATTACTGACCTACACTCAACAACGATTGTCTTGGATCTACCACCAATCATCCATGTATGCTTTctgcaatgttttttttttataagtcatgaaaaattttaccgatgaataatgaataggcatagcccatgttaGGTCTTTGGTTTCCCTTGATTTTGTTTAGATTGCTGCTGAGCAGATTGGACTTGTTTTTCAGTGTGTGGATAGCTTGCAGTACTGTGAAGGTGCTTGTGCTGATTTGATGTTAGTTATGGGATGAGATTCAGGGGTAGGGTCAACAGTGTATAAAGCTCCTCCCCctcaattcttattttttaagaaatcgCATGTAGagccctccctccctctcctaGTTGTCAACGAGTTATTTGGTCATCATAACCACAAGCCATACCATTGAagcctatctctctctctcaatttcttgCCTACCATGCCATTTGAAACCCCCCCAACAGCTTTGCCATCACATTCATGTTGTGCTTTACATCCTTAATCCACGGTGAAAGACAATAGTTGGTCTTACTATAATCAAATGGGTTGGTGGTGAGTCTAAACTTGAATGTCTTGATTTGAAACTGGAGCATGCGAGTGTCTTAGTGAAAGTGGATTTAGACTTTCAAGAGCTTGAACATATTGCatcctttttctctcatttggGTAACCAGATAACTTGTATTCGTGTCCTTAGATAGAGCTGTTTGTGTGGACAACTTGTTTCCCGCTAGTCTGTcaaggtgatttttttttttttttttgatagctACTGTCAAGAGAATTTAATatttgagattattattttggaaaattaattaataacatttGGTGGTGTtacatttacataattttttttttaactttttgaataCTAATAATTCTCGTTGTGAACCAAACATTGAACAGaacttttaaaatcatttttggggTTCCAATTCAATAGGGGACGTTagcatttttcccagaaaatgtaTTGTTCTTGGTCGTTATCCTGCTTATCCTCAATTAGGCCACATCTTGCTCTAAAATTTACAATTGATGTTTAGGATGAAGCTTCTGATACAACATTCTCAGTTATGGTGGTTTTTGTACACAGTCACACAATGCTGAAGAATACCAAGTCTCTAATCCCACTGCATTAAGTAGTCTAATAGTGCCCAGTATCTTCATTTTAGTTCTAATTGACCTCTTTcatcaatattttcattttattttttgtttgggggTGGGGTTGAACAGGAAGGAGACCAACAGTTTGTTTTTTAAGGTAGCAGTAGAAAACACTACTTGTAAGCTAGTTGAAAAATAGTGTGTTTAGCACAGCAAATCATGCAACGTTTTCGATTACTTCTTTTTAACTGGTACTGGATTTCTGTTTGCTGAAAGTCAATTATCTTTTCTACAGCCGGAAACATTTTACACAGGAACAAGCAGCGAAGTGGTGGTCTGAAAAAGGGGCCAAAGTATGTGAAGAGCTCAATGCTCGTAGTTCAGAGGAAAATGTAGTTGGCAGTCGAGCATTCCCTGGGAAAAAACATGCATCATACCACGGTTTTCCATGACCCTCTTCCTTTCTTATGGAAGCtgtaaatccttttttttttttttttttggtccgtCATTCAGGAGTCTCATCAATGATCCAGGGTCAGAAGCAGGTAGACATTAGAAAAATCCATAATGTAGGAAAGTTTCTAAAGAGAGAACAtctgagaaaaaaatgaaaaaaaaaaaaaatgcatttccaGTAACCTGGAATCTGGAgttctcaattaattttttgttttcttggggCCCTTAATACTGGTTTAGGAAGTTCCATGCTGCGGTACGTGGCTCTTGCATCTTTCGTCAGGCCTTTTGTTGTCCTTTCCCCTTCTCCCTTGCTCCTTCGTCCTAATATTAGTCCCTCCAACCTTTTGTACAAATACTTATCTTGACAGAAGGCCAAGGCAAAATCCTTGGTGATGCATTATTTAAAGATGATCAAACTATAGTACTACTCGTGCTTGTAATTCACTATGAACCTAGTCTCTGGTCTACCCCCAGACACAGAAGAACAAAGTTCAGCTGTCTGACTTACGAGCTGCCATCATCAGCTTATGCTTTTTTCTAGTTAAAATTTAACCAGAAAGGGCATCTCGACTATTTTACATAATCAAGTTCCCATGCAttctacattagattatctatcAGTTTTGCTAAACCGttaagattttttgttttttgtttttttaacaatttctaTATCTCACCATTAAAATGACGATTCAAGAACTCACAATGCATGCAAAACAATGTGATAGAAACACTTACCCACAAGCACGGTTTTATTGCTCCCATGTTAGAGTTAATTCAAGAACCCAGCAATGCATGCAAAACAATAAGGTTTGAAGAACATATACAAAAAGCTTTTTTAATTCAAGATTATGATTTGGTGGGATGGTTCTTCCAAGAAAAGACATTGTTAAATCAATTTGGAGGAACCACTCTTGCcggatattattttattttatttttttgaactcaCAGGCTAGTCCCAACTCTGTAGTCTATCTAATATCTCACTCAAAATACAACTGAAAAAGAACTTTAAAAACACCCAAGACCAACAATGTTAGTAAGAAAACAGCCACCAAGAGCTATTGGTATTATTAGACACTGTAGCCAAAAATTAATTTACCTagcttttttattaattcaatgtAAGGCTGTTTTAGCCATCTTCAGTTAAATTATGCATTCctatttgttttagaaaatCTAATTCCTCTGCTCTAATAGAGATCTACTGACTGAACATAGGTAGCCCTTTGCCCTAAGTGGGGATGGGGTGAGGGGAGGTGTGGTTTCACCTTCACCCCCATTTCCCCACACCCCATATTCTGCCCGCCTCTTGCTCAACATATAGCGGGTGCTGTTCAtactatacataattttttattattaacatttcaTTTACTTCCTCATctccttttattttgattttcaccttctaagcaaattctttttatttttcatcatctaaaacatttctatttctttcattCTCTTCCACAAAAcatcttggaaatattttccTAATATGATcccattttttcatatttttaatttttatttgacctatatatttttattttgtgtgtataaGACAGAATTATAtcatattgtatataaaatatattgcaaatatcaaaagatataaatatattgcaAATTTATTGGTACATAgaggaaatatttaaaaagaataaaaaagattatttaaatgatatgaagaaaaaatagataaatcgatgtatgatatattacaaaattcattagttaaaattaaaaaaaaaaaaaaaaaggtgagttTTGATGATGTATAATAAGAAAACAAGATAGAGAAACAAGTTGATCACAAATTTCGATCTCATCAAGAGTTTCGCTCGCAGGACATGTTTTATGTACACTTTTGCATATTTGCACTTCATTAATATGATTGGTTgtgtcactttttttaatataaaataattatttttgccAATCATATCAGTAGagtttcataataaatatgtaaaaatgactGTATGTATCAGAACTGGACAATCAGCTGGATTTAGAAAGCTTACTTTATCGACACTCCACGCGTCCTTACAAGTTACAAGGTCAATATGTCAAAAAGTCTCGTCACAAGGAACTGGAATACTTGTGTGCTCATGAGTCATGGCGAGGGAATGAATTATCGGTTAGTCAGTAGCTCTCGTTTCCCCAACTATCTATCTGTCTACCACCGAGAATCCATCTCAATTATGCTACATCCAGCTTCCTTCATCGTCACCTTTTCTTCCTCAGTTCCTAGTGACTTATATTTCACTTTCATTTCCAGCATTCTTCTTTCTTCCGGCAACCTTCCAGCAATGGCATAAGTGTTCGAGAGAAGGATCGAATCAGTGGGGTGTTGTTCATCATATATTTCAACTAACACCCTCTTCACACATTCCCCCAATTTAACATCCCCATAGACTCTACAAGCTGCAAGTAGCGATCGCCATGCCGTAGAATCACTCCTTATGGGCAAGCTCTTGATTAACTTGTATGCTTCCTCCAGTAACCCGGCACGACCTAAAAGATCAATCATACATCCGTAGTGTTCAACTTTTGGTGACAGGCCATACTCGCATACCATCCTCTCCAAACAACTCATGCCCTCTGTCACCAGCCCTCCATGGCTACAAGCACTTAAAACCGCCAAGAAAGTGACTTCATTAGGTCTAAAACCCTCACCCTCCATCCTGTAGAACAGCATGATTGCATTTCTCGCTTGCCCATGAATGCCATAACCTGAAATCATAGCTGTCCAAGATTTCACATCTTTGCTCTCCATCCTTTGGAAAATGTCAATGGCCTCTTCTAAGAACCCACATTTAGCATACATATCAACTAAAGCTGTTCCTAGAACTGCGTCCAACACCATTTCCTCCTCTTCCACATAATCATTGATACATCGGCCTAGATTAATGGTTCCAGAGGCAGCACAAGCTGAAAGCAATCCTGCCAATGTAGATGAGTTGGGCCTCACTCTTCGAAGTTTCATATCGAGTAGTAGAGCTACCGCTTTTTCTTCCATGCCGCTTCTTGCATACTTATCTATCACACAATTCCATAAAACAACATCCTTTTCGGTAACTTCATCAAAAGTCCTGCGCCCTAATTCAACATTCCCAGTTTTTGCATACATATAAATTAAAGCAGTAACAACATTTAAATCAGAACAAAAGCCAACTTTAACGCAATGCCCATGAAGAGATTCCCCTCGGCGCAAATTTCCAAAATCACCGACAGCTGACAAAACACTCAAAACTGTGGTGACGCTGGCTCTCAAACCACTGCTACACATTTGCCAGAACAAACCCAATACCACAGTTGGTTGTGACGAATGAAGATAGCCACCCATCAAAGTGTTCCATGAAACCAAGTCATTTTCTTGAGGAAACTCATCAAACAACTTATGAGCATCCCCAATCCTACCACAAACACAATATAAATGCAAAAGCGTATTCTTTACGTTGATAAATAGCCCATGTCCAGATCTCACAACCACCCCATGAATCCCTTGCCCAGTCCCAATGGCGAATACACGGGCGCAGGCTTTAAGTTTGGTAATAAAAGAGAATTGGTCTAGCATAATTCCTTGAGCTCTCACATGATTAAAAACATCAAAAGCTTTGTTTGGGTCATCACCAGTGGAATAGCCCCGAAGCATCGTATTGAACATGTACAAGTTTGGGTTTTTTATATGATTGAAAATGGAGGCTGCATATTCCATATCTTGAATGGAGTACGCAAGAAGCTTGCTCAGGGTGAAAGGGACATGGTCAAGGCCAGTCTTGACCATAAAGCTATGGATTTGCGAGGTTTCTGATATTTGCTTACAAGatttcaaaagagaaatgagCTTCTGGTCCTGTAACAACGTAGAGTAGTGTTTTGGGTTAAGAAGTCTGAATGTTTGCAGCCTCGGACATGAGGCATTGGCTAAGGTCATGAGCCGGTGTCCGGACTCTTCAGTGGCAAATGTTAAATTTGTTTGGCGAGAAATTAGGTATCGACACATATCAGAACTGGGGATACATACGAACTCTTTGATTGAGAAACAAAAGGTCAGAGATAAAGAATCAGTGGCATGCGCACTGCAATTCGGAGGGTGTGCAATTCGTAGGTACTAGTTTTATTAATAAGGATAGATATagctttaaaaaagaatttgagtCTATTATTAATTCACATGAGTCAGCCATCTCAAACGATGGTTGCTGTTGTAAGTGATTCCTTGTCTATTACAGCAACTATCATTCACAACCACAAAGGAGAACTCCTAAAGtcatatagaaaattaaaactgCTATTGTTGAACCATCAATGACACAAGCAGAATATGCTATCCAGGCTTTAACAGATGCAAACAATTCtgctttgattttatttgatgGAGAGAATTTGACAGAGGGGATGCTTCCATCATCTGAGTGTGAATCACTATCAACATCTGTAGTTCCAAACTCTACACTGATCAAACAAGTAGTCTCAGATATAAGAATAGACTTCAAGAGAACTACCTCGATCTTCTGATATTCAAGCGTTCtctttattggtttttttttttttcttttttttttttttttttggggggggggggggggggggggttactaaagaaaatgaatagaTGGAATTTTGGCTTACTTTCAATTTCTTGTGTTAATAACACAAAGCCATCATTAAGTTATACAAATAAGAAAACAGAAACTTAGAAATGTTCTCTTATAAGGGCTCAAATTACAATGTTTTCAAAGGGTCCTATTTTAACACGCATTCTTGTAGCTTGCTGGATTTAGAATTTCAGTTCTCTACATGATAGGAAACCCCATACACAGAGGGAGCCAAAATCACTAGAGTTGCTGCAGTAGCGGTTGACAGTTTCAAAATCTTGATGCAAATACTTGAGAGAAGTCCCATCCAAGCTACCTTCCCTTTAACGGGGTTAGCCTGCTGTCAAATGGATTCCTCTCCTCCTTAAAGGGTTGGGTTGATGCATCGGATAGACTGGGTAACCTTGAAACACTACCCTTTCCTTTCTTTGCATTTGGTCCCAGCTCCTCTATCATGTATTTCCACCCATCAATTGGCCTCCTCCGGCTAAATATATGAGTCTTGATAAAACTAGCTATCTGCATACCAATTTcagtttttgataagtaaacgaAATGGTAACATACCAATTTCATAAGCTACTAATAAGATAGGGAAcgggcaaaaaagaaaaaggggaagaacttgaagaaaattaaaaacgcTTGATATCGTACTCAATTAGAGTAATAATCTTAAAAagtaactaaaaataaattctaaaatatcaatacCCAGTCCAAAAATCTGCAGATGTtacaatttacaaataaattaaacattcGTCTCCAAACAACCACCCTACCCTAGAACACAACAAAATGGGAAATCACTGTAACTCACACCCTAGTTCAAAAGTCTCAATTCCATGCAAATCAGTGGTTAAGTTGAACAGGAGAAACATGTGAGAAAACCTTATTACTCTTGatcaaaaaataacaataaaaaatcatgcCCCAGTGGAATTTTTCCTCCACCTCATTCTAAAATGGCAAAACGGCAAACTTTACATTAtcaagagagaaagaaatatatCCGTACTAAATACTTTTGCCTTCTTTCATTTCAATTGGCAACTTAATGAGTGTTTTTTCTCATATAATACAATAAGTTAGTTGATCATTTGAATGAAAAGAGCAAAGTAAATCCAAGACCTCAAATTAGGCGTCTAGTAGCAACGATTTACAATTCAACAAGTGTTTGAGAGTGAGGTGCCAGTTTAGTAAGTATAATTTACCCCAATATATATTTAGCCAACATGAAGGTGACCGCACAGCCTGGAATTTAGAGAAAAGAATGGTCATGTTCCATGTGGATTGTATCAGTGTCTACAACATTTGTGACCTGATTACTGCTCCAATATCTCTTTCTAATTACACCATCAAATGGAAAGAGATCATTCTAAGGCCAAACAAGACAACTATGACCTCAATCTGCCTATAATTACAATTATCTATTGAGTACCATGGACCGACAAGTAAATTAAAATCTGGGACTTCTTCCCTTCTTCAGGTTGCATCCATCATTCACATAACGCTAAACAACCAGAAAGATAATGTACTAGaacgagaaagaaaaaagtatgcGCAAGAGACAATATGTGCACACCCGAAATTTACTATATGCAATTCGACGATCAAATTCTTGGAGGAGAATATCTTCTTCCCTCTGTGACATTTCCCAAACATTTCCATCTTGAGCCTTGGCTGTGGTTTCCCAGCCATCAGgcttgtttttcaactcattagAGCTCGGAATTTTTGAGTTGTTCAATTCATTGTTGGAAGTGTCAAAAATCCTGCAGTTATTCAAGTATTAAtgcagttataaaaaaaaaaaaaaacagtttaattaataaaaagccTGCACTAGGGCCACTATAATCTTCATACatataaacaagaaaattaaaagacattATAACTGTAGTAGTGTACAAAACTGCATCCAACAACAGAGGTGCATATATTATAGTAAGAAAGTCCAAAAACACTAATAGAAGgccccccaaaaaaaacaacattacttTATGGGTTTATTCTTATTAATCATTCCCAGAAGGCCATGATAAAGATAGCACACAAAATGAACTAGCAAAAAGTGTTCAATTTTATCTTAATGcattgaaaataatcaaaataacttgatcataataaaataatgccAAGTCTTGATGAGAGGTCGCCAGATTTCAACAATATGTTTATTCTGTGTATAATTCCTGtgcttgggctatgccttttactatcaacaaaatcttaattttacttatatatagatatatatatatatatatatatatatatacacacacatatattttcaaaatctataTAGCCCTTATATATGTACACCACCCCAAATTACAGCATTTCATACCAGATACCAGAACATGTAGATGACCAAGATATCAAACAGGTCATAATAAATTGACGAAGGGCCAAAGTGACAGTGTCCCCTGCCAATTATCCCATGCATCCgaaaatgcaaaattaaaatctaGAAGATAAACGAAAGTGTTAGAAAAGGCATACTCGGAGCAGCTATCGAGCAATTTCTCAATATCGTCCCCTCCTCCGGCGACGGGATCCCCCAACTTGGCCTCCTCCTGCTTCTCAATCTCCTTCACCCACAATCCGGCGTGGATCCTCTGCTTCATCAACCTGTAATCCTTCTTCACGTTGTCCAAGCTATAAAGCATACCATTACTGCTATTACCTTCAATTTGTTGCTTTTCTTGCTGTTTGGTCTTGGACCCTTTTCTCTGATTCCAATTCTCGTTCATGTCCTCCACAAACGCCTTGGTCTCCGCGTCCACCTCGGAGGATAGGACAATCCCAGAGGCAGGCGACGGGAAGTTCACGTCGGTCTCCCAGGGAGACCGGTGCTTGGCCGAAAGGTCCTCCGGTAGCCAAGCCGTCTCCCACGATTCGTTCCATTCTTCTTGGGCCTTTCTCGAGTTGCTGCTGGCGGACGAAGACGGCTTGGAAGATAAACCTCTGAGTTCTGGGATTGCAGAAgagagtttatgaaatttgttcGTAATTAAAGGGGATGCCGTTATTCGTTTAAGgcagtgcatttttttttttttttttggcggggggggggggggtggttgaggggttttgaagaaaaaaatatatgatttcaGACAGATCAGGATGAAGAGATTACTGCATCCAAGCTGAGAGTTCGTCTCCAGAAACAATGGAACCAGAGTAGGGCTTAAACCCTctaccgagagagagagagtgtaatTGAGAGGGTGtgttaaaatgttaaattaagttgacTTGAGGTAAGTTATACgttaatatgttatattttaatattattattattttaaaatttgaaaaaattgaattatttattatattttttattaaaatttaaaaaaattataatgatgagttgagataagtttacatttaatta encodes:
- the LOC121254029 gene encoding pentatricopeptide repeat-containing protein At1g26900, mitochondrial; the protein is MCRYLISRQTNLTFATEESGHRLMTLANASCPRLQTFRLLNPKHYSTLLQDQKLISLLKSCKQISETSQIHSFMVKTGLDHVPFTLSKLLAYSIQDMEYAASIFNHIKNPNLYMFNTMLRGYSTGDDPNKAFDVFNHVRAQGIMLDQFSFITKLKACARVFAIGTGQGIHGVVVRSGHGLFINVKNTLLHLYCVCGRIGDAHKLFDEFPQENDLVSWNTLMGGYLHSSQPTVVLGLFWQMCSSGLRASVTTVLSVLSAVGDFGNLRRGESLHGHCVKVGFCSDLNVVTALIYMYAKTGNVELGRRTFDEVTEKDVVLWNCVIDKYARSGMEEKAVALLLDMKLRRVRPNSSTLAGLLSACAASGTINLGRCINDYVEEEEMVLDAVLGTALVDMYAKCGFLEEAIDIFQRMESKDVKSWTAMISGYGIHGQARNAIMLFYRMEGEGFRPNEVTFLAVLSACSHGGLVTEGMSCLERMVCEYGLSPKVEHYGCMIDLLGRAGLLEEAYKLIKSLPIRSDSTAWRSLLAACRVYGDVKLGECVKRVLVEIYDEQHPTDSILLSNTYAIAGRLPEERRMLEMKVKYKSLGTEEEKVTMKEAGCSIIEMDSRW
- the LOC121254030 gene encoding protein GAMETE CELL DEFECTIVE 1, mitochondrial, whose translation is MHCLKRITASPLITNKFHKLSSAIPELRGLSSKPSSSASSNSRKAQEEWNESWETAWLPEDLSAKHRSPWETDVNFPSPASGIVLSSEVDAETKAFVEDMNENWNQRKGSKTKQQEKQQIEGNSSNGMLYSLDNVKKDYRLMKQRIHAGLWVKEIEKQEEAKLGDPVAGGGDDIEKLLDSCSEIFDTSNNELNNSKIPSSNELKNKPDGWETTAKAQDGNVWEMSQREEDILLQEFDRRIAYSKFRIASFIKTHIFSRRRPIDGWKYMIEELGPNAKKGKGSVSRLPSLSDASTQPFKEERNPFDSRLTPLKGR